In Terriglobales bacterium, a single genomic region encodes these proteins:
- a CDS encoding chemotaxis protein CheW codes for MEKELHIIGFQVGRETYGVPITSVHEIVRVPEITAVPDSPDYIEGVINLRGKIVSVVDLRKRFGEPSAQPGRKHRILVTEAKGKLVGLIVDSASEVIKLPASEVDAAPALLQEGGLNCVTGVGKVKGRLIILLALDKLLQLAPRPTASNDATSVTKSEKSPAAKAQAGSGK; via the coding sequence ATGGAAAAGGAGCTGCACATTATCGGGTTCCAGGTCGGGCGTGAGACCTATGGTGTGCCTATCACCTCGGTCCACGAAATTGTGCGTGTTCCCGAGATCACGGCAGTGCCGGACTCCCCCGACTACATCGAAGGAGTAATAAATCTGCGCGGCAAGATCGTCTCGGTGGTTGACCTGCGCAAGCGTTTTGGAGAGCCGAGCGCCCAGCCCGGCCGCAAACATCGCATTCTAGTTACGGAAGCCAAAGGCAAGTTGGTGGGCTTGATCGTGGATTCCGCTTCCGAGGTAATCAAATTACCGGCCTCGGAAGTAGATGCAGCGCCGGCGCTGCTGCAGGAAGGCGGGCTCAACTGTGTCACCGGCGTTGGCAAGGTGAAAGGCAGGCTCATCATCCTGCTGGCGCTCGATAAACTACTGCAACTTGCGCCAAGACCGACGGCGTCGAATGACGCCACTTCCGTGACTAAGAGCGAAAAGAGCCCAGCGGCAAAGGCTCAGGCCGGGAGCGGGAAATGA